A single window of Desulfonatronovibrio hydrogenovorans DSM 9292 DNA harbors:
- a CDS encoding ATP-dependent 6-phosphofructokinase, with translation MTKKFHTSIKTLGPTKVQSPLPFCRFMDDQKPISMNFDPEMLGAEENAPQVLCFEEAGPRQKLYFDPSKTKCAIVTCGGLCPGINDVIRAIVMEAYHNYNVPSVLGIKYGLQGFIPEYGHSVMELTPDNVSQIHEFGGTILASSRGPQKPEEIVDALERMNISILFMIGGDGTMKAAQAIQEEVARRNNKIAIIGIPKTIDNDVHFVSRTFGFDTAVEKATEAIRCAHTEALGAPYGIGMVKLMGRESGFIAAQAAIALKEVNFVLIPESPFELHGENGLLVHLEKRLRDRDHAVIVVAEGAGQELFERKGADASGNIILGDICAVLRDAIKNHFKKRELPVTLKFIDPSYIIRSIPANSNDRVYCGFLGQHAVHAAMAGKTGMLVSMLQDRFIYLPLSLATQKRKTLNIDSNYWGAVLASTGQPMSMKNSSSSKC, from the coding sequence ATGACCAAAAAATTCCACACATCCATCAAGACCCTTGGTCCGACCAAGGTCCAGTCACCGCTGCCGTTCTGCCGTTTCATGGATGATCAGAAGCCCATCAGCATGAACTTTGATCCTGAAATGCTGGGAGCCGAAGAAAACGCACCCCAGGTCCTATGTTTTGAAGAAGCAGGTCCCAGACAGAAGCTGTACTTTGATCCATCCAAGACCAAGTGCGCCATAGTCACCTGCGGCGGCCTTTGTCCCGGGATAAATGACGTTATCCGGGCCATAGTCATGGAGGCCTATCACAATTACAATGTGCCTTCGGTACTGGGCATCAAATACGGACTCCAGGGCTTTATCCCTGAATACGGACATTCGGTGATGGAGCTTACTCCAGACAATGTATCCCAGATCCACGAGTTCGGAGGAACCATCCTGGCATCATCCAGGGGACCCCAAAAGCCTGAAGAAATCGTGGACGCTCTGGAGCGCATGAATATCAGCATTTTGTTCATGATTGGAGGCGACGGAACCATGAAGGCTGCTCAGGCCATTCAGGAAGAAGTTGCCAGAAGAAACAACAAGATTGCCATCATCGGTATCCCCAAAACCATTGACAATGACGTTCACTTCGTCTCCAGGACATTCGGCTTTGACACGGCTGTGGAAAAAGCCACCGAAGCCATCCGCTGCGCCCACACCGAGGCCCTGGGTGCTCCATATGGCATAGGCATGGTCAAGCTCATGGGCCGGGAATCGGGTTTTATTGCTGCCCAGGCCGCCATTGCCCTAAAAGAGGTTAATTTTGTTCTTATTCCGGAGTCTCCCTTTGAGCTGCATGGGGAAAATGGACTGCTGGTTCACCTGGAAAAGAGGCTCAGGGACAGAGATCACGCTGTAATAGTGGTTGCCGAAGGTGCCGGGCAGGAACTGTTTGAGCGAAAGGGAGCTGATGCTTCAGGCAACATCATCCTGGGGGACATTTGTGCCGTTTTAAGGGATGCAATCAAAAATCACTTTAAGAAAAGAGAACTTCCTGTAACCCTGAAGTTCATTGACCCAAGCTATATCATCCGCTCCATCCCGGCCAACTCCAACGACCGGGTCTATTGCGGATTCCTGGGTCAGCATGCCGTCCATGCAGCCATGGCCGGCAAGACCGGAATGCTGGTCAGCATGCTCCAGGACAGATTTATTTATCTTCCCCTTTCTCTGGCAACCCAAAAAAGAAAGACCCTTAACATTGATTCCAACTACTGGGGAGCTGTTTTGGCCAGTACAGGACAGCCCATGTCCATGAAAAACAGTTCCAGTTCCAAATGCTGA
- a CDS encoding Hsp20/alpha crystallin family protein, which translates to MVSKANPWTEIKSMREEMDRIMNESMNQKMTGKNLRSRLSLWQPVADLYQTEDLLVVEMELPGVHQANVNLEIQGNQLMVYGEKKMEKEATGSAYQMLERSYGPFSRVFILPDNIDSTAIKAVFANGILSVFIPKAAKVKKPVSIKISEN; encoded by the coding sequence ATGGTCAGCAAGGCCAACCCGTGGACTGAAATAAAAAGCATGCGGGAAGAAATGGACAGGATAATGAATGAATCCATGAATCAGAAAATGACTGGGAAGAACCTCAGGAGCAGGCTTTCCCTGTGGCAGCCTGTGGCAGATCTCTATCAGACTGAAGATCTGCTGGTTGTTGAAATGGAGTTGCCCGGAGTCCATCAGGCCAATGTCAACCTTGAGATTCAGGGCAACCAGCTTATGGTTTACGGTGAAAAGAAAATGGAAAAAGAGGCCACCGGCAGTGCCTACCAGATGCTGGAAAGGTCATACGGTCCATTCAGCAGGGTTTTCATTCTCCCGGACAACATCGATTCAACTGCCATTAAAGCTGTCTTTGCCAACGGCATTCTCAGCGTTTTCATTCCCAAGGCCGCCAAGGTCAAAAAACCGGTCAGCATCAAGATATCTGAAAACTGA
- a CDS encoding RsbRD N-terminal domain-containing protein, giving the protein MNFDNLLEKNKSQIIDLWIRKFTDTYPDESARFFRDGAGQFANPVGHTFRVNLESIFDELFQESDPDRMGRLLDGIVRIRAVQGFRPSEAVCFVPMLRQAVWESCGREISRQGLMPGWVDFLNRLEWLMNMSFDIYMSCRELLWKQKAEFMNSRTHKLLERANLLDKAVE; this is encoded by the coding sequence ATGAATTTTGATAATCTTTTGGAAAAAAATAAAAGCCAGATCATAGACCTGTGGATCAGAAAGTTCACTGATACATACCCTGATGAATCCGCCCGGTTTTTTCGAGATGGGGCCGGGCAGTTCGCCAATCCCGTGGGCCATACTTTCAGGGTGAATCTTGAAAGTATTTTTGATGAGCTTTTTCAAGAGTCTGACCCTGATCGAATGGGCAGACTTCTGGATGGCATTGTCAGGATCAGAGCGGTGCAGGGGTTTCGTCCTTCAGAAGCTGTCTGTTTCGTGCCCATGCTTCGTCAGGCAGTCTGGGAGTCCTGCGGTCGGGAGATCAGCAGGCAGGGACTGATGCCAGGCTGGGTGGATTTCCTGAACCGCCTGGAGTGGCTTATGAATATGTCCTTTGATATCTACATGTCCTGTCGCGAACTGCTCTGGAAGCAGAAAGCCGAATTCATGAACTCCAGAACCCATAAACTGCTGGAGAGGGCCAATCTATTGGATAAAGCCGTAGAATAA
- the dsrM gene encoding sulfate reduction electron transfer complex DsrMKJOP subunit DsrM, with amino-acid sequence MKAIYSLFLVFALVLVAMFGAGALGMEYLFGVLIPYLAVLVFVVGFVLRVVGWGKSAVPFRITTTCGQGRSLPWIKQDKLENPSTTGGVLGRMFFEVFLFRSLFRNTKVELHDGPRVAYSSSKWLWLFAILFHYTFLVIFLRHMRFFTEPVPFPFEMMDRLDSMLQIGAPALYLSSVIILVALGYLLLRRLFVPSVRYISQPADYFPLYLIISVVISGIMMRYFVKTDIMAVKELTMGLVTFRPVVPEGIGTVFYVHLFLVSSLLIYFPMSKLMHMGGVFLSPTRNMTANSREVRHVNPWNYPVKVHTYEAYEDEFREKMVEAGLPVVKPLDETSEPAENKE; translated from the coding sequence ATGAAAGCGATTTATTCACTGTTTCTGGTCTTTGCCCTGGTTCTGGTCGCCATGTTCGGCGCCGGAGCACTGGGTATGGAGTACCTCTTCGGAGTATTGATTCCATACCTTGCCGTGTTGGTATTTGTTGTCGGCTTTGTGCTCAGGGTAGTCGGATGGGGAAAGTCTGCAGTGCCTTTCAGGATCACCACTACCTGTGGACAGGGGAGGTCGCTCCCCTGGATCAAGCAGGACAAGCTTGAAAACCCATCCACCACTGGAGGGGTGCTGGGCAGGATGTTCTTTGAGGTGTTCCTCTTCAGGTCACTGTTCCGCAACACAAAGGTCGAACTTCATGACGGGCCCAGAGTGGCTTATTCATCAAGCAAATGGCTGTGGCTTTTCGCCATTCTTTTTCACTACACTTTTCTTGTTATCTTTCTGCGGCACATGCGCTTCTTCACAGAGCCGGTCCCCTTTCCCTTTGAAATGATGGACAGGCTGGACAGCATGCTTCAGATAGGTGCCCCAGCCCTTTATCTCTCCAGCGTGATTATTCTGGTGGCACTGGGCTATCTCCTTCTCAGGAGGCTCTTTGTTCCCAGTGTCCGCTATATATCCCAGCCCGCGGATTATTTTCCGCTTTATCTGATTATATCCGTGGTCATTTCAGGCATAATGATGCGCTACTTTGTCAAGACCGACATCATGGCGGTCAAGGAGCTGACCATGGGGCTGGTCACTTTCAGGCCTGTGGTTCCAGAGGGAATCGGTACGGTCTTTTATGTGCATCTCTTTTTGGTGTCCTCTCTTCTTATTTATTTCCCCATGAGCAAGCTCATGCACATGGGCGGAGTGTTTCTGAGTCCCACCAGAAACATGACTGCCAATTCCAGAGAGGTAAGACATGTCAACCCCTGGAACTATCCGGTCAAAGTCCATACCTATGAGGCCTATGAAGATGAATTCCGGGAAAAGATGGTTGAGGCCGGCCTGCCAGTGGTCAAGCCTCTGGATGAGACATCAGAACCAGCAGAAAACAAGGAGTAA
- the dsrK gene encoding sulfate reduction electron transfer complex DsrMKJOP subunit DsrK — MAIQKPDVLFKGISHRPPQKDWMDVPAQIKPGRYCYAGDPEALEYVGLPNPRKWNPLDDDWKLPENWQEIVIGGLKERLEKFRSFKIFMDVCVRCGACADKCHFFIGSGDPKNMPVLRAELLRSIYRGEITKAGKILGRFAGGRKLTEEVLKEIWYYYYQCTECRRCSVFCPYGIDQAEITIIGRELLNLLGLNIDWIAKPVANCYRTGNHLGIQPHAFKDMIDFFCDDIEEICGIRPEPTFNKVGADILFVTPSGDVFADPGTYTCMGYLMLFHYLKEEYGLDVTWSTYASEGGNFGFFTSHEMMKRLNAKMYMEAKRLGVKWILGGECGHMWRVIHQYMDTMNGPADFLDVPVSPITGTRFDSAATTKMVHIVEFTADLIKNGKLKFDKSRNAAIKATFHDSCNTSRGMGFFEEPRYVLKSVLDNIYEMPEGTTKEQTFCCGGGSGLNAGENDEIRMMGGLPRANAVKYVHDKHGVNMLSCICAIDRATLTQSVNYWVPGVEVCGLHELVGNALILPGEQERETDLRGETLPGKEEEE, encoded by the coding sequence ATGGCAATACAGAAACCGGATGTACTGTTCAAAGGCATCAGCCACAGGCCGCCGCAAAAGGACTGGATGGATGTTCCGGCTCAGATCAAGCCCGGAAGATACTGTTACGCAGGTGATCCTGAGGCCCTGGAATATGTCGGACTTCCCAATCCCCGCAAATGGAATCCACTGGATGACGACTGGAAGCTGCCGGAGAACTGGCAGGAGATCGTGATCGGCGGTCTTAAGGAGCGACTGGAAAAGTTTCGTTCCTTTAAGATCTTCATGGACGTTTGTGTACGTTGCGGAGCCTGTGCAGACAAATGTCACTTCTTTATCGGGTCTGGAGATCCCAAGAATATGCCCGTACTCAGGGCTGAGCTTTTGAGGTCCATTTATAGAGGAGAAATCACCAAGGCTGGCAAGATCCTGGGCAGGTTTGCCGGAGGGCGCAAGCTCACCGAAGAGGTGCTCAAGGAGATCTGGTATTACTATTACCAGTGTACTGAATGTCGCCGATGCTCAGTATTCTGTCCCTATGGCATTGACCAGGCCGAGATAACCATCATCGGTCGGGAGCTGCTCAATCTCCTGGGATTGAATATCGACTGGATTGCCAAGCCTGTTGCCAATTGTTACCGCACCGGCAACCATTTGGGCATTCAGCCTCATGCCTTTAAGGATATGATTGACTTTTTCTGTGATGATATTGAGGAGATATGCGGAATAAGACCTGAGCCGACTTTTAACAAGGTCGGGGCGGACATCCTTTTTGTCACGCCTTCAGGAGACGTTTTTGCTGATCCAGGCACCTACACCTGCATGGGCTATCTCATGCTCTTCCATTATTTAAAAGAAGAATACGGCCTGGATGTGACCTGGAGCACTTATGCATCAGAAGGCGGAAATTTTGGCTTTTTCACCTCTCATGAGATGATGAAGAGGCTTAATGCCAAAATGTATATGGAAGCCAAGCGCCTTGGTGTTAAATGGATTCTGGGCGGTGAGTGCGGACATATGTGGAGGGTGATCCACCAGTACATGGACACCATGAACGGCCCGGCCGACTTTCTGGATGTACCTGTTTCCCCCATTACGGGCACCAGGTTTGACAGTGCAGCTACAACCAAAATGGTCCATATTGTTGAGTTCACCGCTGACCTGATCAAAAACGGAAAGTTAAAATTTGACAAATCCAGAAATGCCGCGATTAAGGCAACCTTCCATGATTCCTGTAACACATCCAGGGGGATGGGCTTTTTTGAGGAGCCCAGGTATGTCTTAAAGAGTGTCCTGGACAATATTTATGAGATGCCAGAGGGCACTACAAAGGAACAGACATTCTGCTGCGGCGGCGGATCAGGTCTCAACGCAGGCGAGAATGATGAGATCCGTATGATGGGCGGCCTGCCCAGGGCCAACGCTGTCAAGTATGTGCACGACAAACACGGGGTTAATATGCTCAGCTGCATATGCGCCATTGACCGGGCCACCCTTACTCAGTCGGTTAATTACTGGGTCCCTGGTGTTGAGGTCTGCGGGCTGCATGAGCTTGTAGGCAACGCCCTGATTCTGCCGGGCGAGCAGGAAAGAGAGACTGATCTTCGTGGTGAAACACTGCCTGGTAAGGAGGAGGAAGAATAA